In Salvia miltiorrhiza cultivar Shanhuang (shh) chromosome 4, IMPLAD_Smil_shh, whole genome shotgun sequence, the DNA window GCAGCTTTGGAAAGAAATTCTAGGTCGAAGCATCAGTAATACACTTCTGATATAAAcagttatttttaaaatcatcttGTGATAATGTTACTAACTCAGAATAACACTTCATAGATTTTCAGGTGAAAGAAAACCATTCAAGTAAAAAAGATTATTTCCAAAACAACCCTTACTTGTACTTGATATCCTCCAGTTTTATATCTTCAGCTGGAACAAAACCTTGGGTGGACAGAGAGTAGTGTCTTACTTCAGGCATCGAAGGGAGCTGCAACAGACCATATCCCATCCCCAACTTCCCAATTTCAAGTTCTTTCCACCTGCATATCAGAGCAATTTATGAGAACCGACTAATTTAACAGATAAGATTTGGATAAGGGCAACAATTTTACAACCTGAAGATAAAAGAGCATTGGTGTTCTTTATAAGCACGGACATAAGATACAAAGGCCTTGACTCCTTTCTCCATAATTTCACGGTCCTTTTTGGCTGCTAAACGTATCTGGAAAGTTATCGCTTCACTAGTTAGAGAAACAGACTAATTATTATGTGAGAGTAACCTCCCTAATTCTGGAATAATTGAATAAATACATAAGATTCACTGCAAAATTGCATAATATAAAGGGATTATTAGAGAACATAAGAACTAAGATGTTGAAAAACTAACTAGCATAGTACCTCTACTCCACTACACAAGTATCCCATCCTAGTATTTTCTGAAGCAAATATCTTATCCTGAGTATTGAATTTATCAGTTTGAAAGAGAGACAGTATGATGTATTTTAACAGTTTTTGTGAAATTCTATGAAATCAGGAGACAGGAGTGTATCAAAAGGTTGAGGGCCAGGGAAATTATTTACAGAAGAAGAGGCAAAATGCAAAATAGCATACACAAAGCCCAACATGTACAAGTGAACTCGCATGTTCCATCCATGAGAAGCACAAATTACTCATCTGGAAAGTGAACAGTGcaaagtataattggataatgTCAACATAAAGGTGTTTACCTGAGGTATGATATTGGGAGCCTCATCAGAGCATTGTCTCTCTTCGAGTGGAACTCTCCTTATCCTAAGGAATTCTATATATGCTTCCTCCTGTTAAATAGAGATGAATTCCATGAACACTGGAAAATGGTGCTGCAGTTTACCAATAAAAGTAGTTACACAGTTCCACAGTATCGAACCTTTGGCAACAAGAAGACAATAGCAGTTCCTTGTCGTCCCATCCGGGCAGTTCGGCCAACTCTGTGTATGAACACATTGGGGTCCTGTGGGGGGTCATACTGTACAAGCACAATAAACAACTCAAAACATCAGTGTCAACTTTCAAATAACACTAGTCTATGGATTAAAAAAAGATCTATTGGATCGATTTagccttttattttctttcggCATAATTTCTGCAGAAGTTCTCCTGCAAGtggtttttcttctttttcacttCCATTGTTTACAATATTAGTTAAGTCTTATTTATCTTCCACCTCTATAAACCATTGACTCTATCACAGTGTAATACTATATGATGTACGTTCACCGGTAACATATGCCACTTAATCTTTACATTGTGATCCTGAACCTAGAAATGGTTTATCCTCCTAACTAAGCTCTTACATCCACACTCAGAACAGAAAATCACATCCCAAATATGATAGTGATTACTTTAGAGTTACTTAACATATAACATAGTTTATCAAGGGTAGTTGCACATCACCTCCATCAAATGAGACAGTAAATCTAAATCAGCAAGAGAAGGCAGTTGGTCACCAAAGATTGCTTTCATTTTAACATCTCTCATGGTCCACTCTCTTGCGAGTCATGTAGCCATTAGTACAAGTCATTGCTTTAACTAAACACTTTACCAGTCTAACTTTCCATTATATTGTTTCACCACTATGCTGCCTATAACTATTTTGCGGTAGATTCTCACACTCCAATGTTGATGCTCCCTTTTTCTTATGATCTTCGCATATGATCACCACACCAAGTCCAGTAGCTTTTACATGTTTTTCTGAGAGTTCCCCACCTCCCCCCCCCCTCCCGGCCCCCCAGCGTGCGTCCAAAAAAGTAACAAATGAATTGTGCAAAACATGTTCTATAGTAATCATTACAAAAACACAAATCATGAAGCTGAGTATCTTTAGATGAAATAGCAGATGTAAAATCTTATAAAGATGGTTTACAATATGTTGTTCAACCTCAGTCACCATGTTGATGAGCACAGAAGATAAAAAAGGTAATCCTTCCGTCCTCCAAGAGTATAGCACATTGGGTTcagcacgggttttaataaaatgataggTGGATGTGTTTTGAGCGGATAAAAGGGTCCTGCCATGTAGAAATTAATGGTTGGGGTTGAGTTACAAGAATTGAATGTGGGCCATCAGGCCATGGGGTGGTGTTTTGGTAAACAAGGGGTGTTTGTAATGTTGAATTATAAGGATAGAGTGTGGGGTCATGTCCCAAAAAGTTAAGTTATATACTCTTCGTGAACACCAAATAAGGCAATTGTGCTATACTCttggtggacgaagggagtataatttttccATTTTAGATCACAACTATGATGACAGCTTCTCCAGCAATGGCAATTCCATAGCCACACTAGACTAATTAGATGAAGTATAAAGACaaagtaaataaaaatcattGTCTATAGATGGGATAAATGCTTTGAGGGGAAATTGTTATTGCAAAAGCAACTTTAAGGGATGAAAGCCTTTGcgttcttttaatatttgatcaAGAACTTAAAGAAACTTATATTTTATGACATATTGACATGAATTTATATCTGCCTCGAAAAGCAACGAAAAGCCTATATTCTAGTAATCTACAAATAGTTTTACTATCACCACTTACATCTTGTTCTTTTCATGTTTCCTATAAAGTGCACCATCTAGATCATGTGTTCAAGTTTTTAATATCTTAAAATCAGCTTGAAGTAATCAcaaaatcttaaattaaaggcAAAAATCCATAACCATGTTATATCTTTTAGCATAAACAACAATCTTATGATTTGAAAGAAAATTACCATGTCATAACAATCATTTGTAGAAGTGTTAAACCAATTTAGAACTTAGAAGCCATAAATTTCATTGTATCAAATAGCTTCACAGGATATAAGAAGTCAGTATTTCGTGGTTAGTAGCTACCTGTATAATGCAGTCAACACCAGGAATGTCAAGCCCACGAGCTGCTACATCAGTGCAAAGAAGAATGCCGCTTGAAAGAGATGTAAATGATGCTAATGCCTTCTCCCTGGCCGCCTACATGCATAATATAAAGTGTCAGAGAAGTGCCTAGCTAACATATAAGCTTCCTAAGATTTTCCAAAACAACTACCTGCTTCATCTTTCCATGAAGAGGGATCAAAGAGAATCCTTTCAATAAGGAAAGTCGTGGAAGTACAGCTCCCCAGTAATCAACACAGGCACAAGTCATAAAATAACTGCAGAAGAAAGGAAATAAAATGCCTGTATGAGAACTTATTGCAGCTGAAGCAACTTATATAAGATCACCACAATTTCAAAATGTAAAACTGTATCGCCACTCACATAATTATTTTCTGGGTTTTGTTTTTATGGAGGAAATCGACCAGCTGTAAAGGTTTCTGGTCTGCTTCACATTGAAAATACTGTAGAGTCAGGGAACCATGAAAACAAGTACAAATATCAGTTCGTGCGATTAAGCATCATTTAGCTCTAGATCTTGAAATCAGTAGAGGCAACATGAATAGAATGATGAATACCTCCATTTGAAGCCCTGAAGGAGTTCTTGAAGAGGCAATTTGTTGTGAAGAGGTTATATCCTTTGGTCTTTTTATTTCGGATCGCACTTCTACCCTCACGGGATTTCTTAATCCTGCTCTAGACAGCTCTTCAACTGCTTCAGTTTGAGTAGCTGAAAAAAGGCCAGTCCTACGAAGCTTCGGTAAGCGAGATATGATTGAACTTATCTGTTTCTGGAATCCCATATCTAACAACCGATCAGCTTCATCCAGGATCAATATCTGTTTCACCATCACAGTTTAAACAAGTAACATTACAATTTACAATGCATGAACTTGGCAAGCATCTGATGATGCCAGTTTGCAAATGAGAAACAATGGACGGCTAAGAACACCATATAATTTCACCACCAACATTAACTAACAATAGAATGAAGGGGACAAGATGAGCCATCATCAGTCACAATAATCTTAACCACAACCTTTCAAATAAAAACAGAACCAGAATAACCTGGTTACAGCAGACGAAAATCTGCAGTAAATTTGACTGACCTCATAGTTACCACCAAAACCAGAGAAGCATCAATAATTAGAAACATATCAAAACAGATGAGAATTGATCAGAATATCAGacaaaattgaatatatatgcatAGGCTGCTTATTAGTACCCGCAAACCTTTTTCAGAGAATAAAGCTTTTTTCACATTCACTTTTGCTTAAAACAAAGATTAGCACATCCGAATGATATTTGCAAAAAAGTACGctgaattaattaataacacCAAAAATAAGTGTAATATGAATAAACATTTCAGATGATGAAGAATAGCATACCACTGTGTTACAATGAAATAGCCATCACCAACAAATTTGATACATAAATGTTAGTACATACAGACTAATcagaaatgagatatttaataCTCCCACAGTCCACGAAAATGGTTGGTCCATTTCAGTCCATCCACAATAAGTGTGGTGTTTTCATTTTGTCACACATACTCTTATAATTTCAACtccattcacactcaatattcaCAAAAATACATCTCACAAACCATTATTAATTGCCTAACAAATCAACTTTGGTGGGTCTTTTTCTccactttatacacatctcCCAACCATTTGATAAAAGCCATGTCCTCCAAACCACACCACACTCTTGGTGGACAGTGGGAGTAAGAACCAAAGAAATGAAGAAGTGTACAAAAGATTCAAAAAGCCAAAGAGCCTCCTAAAACAGCCAGGAAATCATGGACGGAAACTCAAGTTGTCCGCACCTTATTGAAAACTCCAGAGTAAAACCCTTTAGGGAAAAACATCTAATAGGAAAAAGAGTACGGTTCTGAAAGAGTtaaataatgcacaaaaaataATGCTCAAGAGCATCTAATTTGACAGAGGTAGAAATTGACAAAGCATCTTAATCATATTGACTACTGATACAGCatatactaaaataaataagaaacaaaAGGAGCCATACAATGACAGGAAAACTTAAACGAACCTCCAGGTTTCGAAAGTCCAGCATATCCATATGCTCCATTATATCATTTAGTCGTCCAGGCGTCCCAATTAACAAATTAGCCCCTTCCTCTTCAATTTTAGTCATATCAGCTTTCACTTCAGCTCCCCCAACTAATAGCACTGGCCTAACATTTGATAATGTCGCAATAAACGGCTCTGCAACTTTAAATATCTGTGATGACAACTCCCTAGTGGGAGAAATTACTACTCCTACTACCTGTGATGATATATATTGAATAAAGTTGTCAAATATACAATATCTTGTAGGGCACAAAAACTAAGTTGTTACAACAATAGCTGcagaaaaaatgataatttgAGTGAAATTGAAGACCTGGTGGAGTTTGGGACGGGCGGCGCGGCGGAGGATTTCGACGAGGGGGAGGACGAAGGCTAGGGTTTTCCCAGAGCCTGTGGCGGCGTCGACTGCAACGTCTTTGTAGGTGCATAGCAAGGGTATGGTTGCGGCCTGAACCGGTGTGCAGAATTCGAAAGCGGCGGCGGAGAGAGCTTCCAGCACTGGTTGGGAGAGCGGCGGGTCGAGGTCGGAGAACCTGGTGGTGGTGAGGGCTTTGTTTGGGTTATTGTCATCGACGGCGGCCATAGCCAACACCTGTTTCTGATTTAAATTGCTATTCCTAAACCTCAAATCCTTTTTATGAAGTCTAATAAAATTTTGGGGTAATTGTCCCTAATACATGAGGCAAAATTAAAGGTGCCCACCTCttaagtgaaaaatgaaaaatgttcaTTTCTTATAAAAATTTGATCCAAtgttcaaaatatttaaattatccTTTAATGTGGACAAAGTGTCATTACTTTTATATAAAAAGCTTAtatttttcttacacaagtacaattgagTAAAAAAAGTGTAAAAATTAGTGTCAATTATTGTGTAATAACCGAAAATCTTGGTTGAATGGTAGgta includes these proteins:
- the LOC131020043 gene encoding DEAD-box ATP-dependent RNA helicase 18 encodes the protein MAAVDDNNPNKALTTTRFSDLDPPLSQPVLEALSAAAFEFCTPVQAATIPLLCTYKDVAVDAATGSGKTLAFVLPLVEILRRAARPKLHQVVGVVISPTRELSSQIFKVAEPFIATLSNVRPVLLVGGAEVKADMTKIEEEGANLLIGTPGRLNDIMEHMDMLDFRNLEILILDEADRLLDMGFQKQISSIISRLPKLRRTGLFSATQTEAVEELSRAGLRNPVRVEVRSEIKRPKDITSSQQIASSRTPSGLQMEYFQCEADQKPLQLVDFLHKNKTQKIIIYFMTCACVDYWGAVLPRLSLLKGFSLIPLHGKMKQAAREKALASFTSLSSGILLCTDVAARGLDIPGVDCIIQYDPPQDPNVFIHRVGRTARMGRQGTAIVFLLPKEEAYIEFLRIRRVPLEERQCSDEAPNIIPQIRLAAKKDREIMEKGVKAFVSYVRAYKEHQCSFIFRWKELEIGKLGMGYGLLQLPSMPEVRHYSLSTQGFVPAEDIKLEDIKYKEKSREKQRKKNLAAKQAAKEQKQQESKAKTNASSSVATSKKTAKQRRAVQSTEDADDLDRDYRLLKKLKKGRIDENEFAKLTGTEDL